A single genomic interval of Zobellia nedashkovskayae harbors:
- a CDS encoding COX15/CtaA family protein, whose translation MQKNFRKVAKVALVLVYLVIVAGAVVRGTGSGMGCPDWPKCFGHYIPPTEISELQWKPDTDIKKGQIIIVDETLQVASESFRTSNTFDKNKWETYTKHDYAQFNAAHTWIEYINRLFGALAGLATLVLAIMSIRLFKTNKTITILSWLVVFGMGFQAWLGATVVYSLLEPVKITVHMVMALVIVAFLLYIIHITKATTEKVKNYKDIVPLLSFVLFMTLVQVILGTQVRQFVDDRMDILGDAAKNLWLSDADWQFYVHRSFSIVIVLLNIFLAQRIYKYKLNFPKINWVLVFLFIEAMSGVAMYYFHFPFTSQPIHLVLASLLFGVQFYLLLEAISAKRSYKSL comes from the coding sequence ATGCAGAAAAATTTCAGAAAGGTTGCAAAAGTTGCTCTAGTGCTCGTATATCTCGTTATTGTTGCCGGCGCCGTAGTACGTGGTACAGGTAGCGGAATGGGCTGCCCAGATTGGCCTAAATGCTTTGGCCACTATATTCCTCCAACAGAGATTTCTGAACTACAATGGAAGCCGGATACCGATATTAAGAAAGGCCAAATAATCATTGTAGATGAAACCCTTCAGGTTGCTTCCGAAAGTTTTAGAACGAGCAATACCTTCGATAAAAATAAGTGGGAAACCTATACCAAACACGATTATGCCCAATTTAACGCGGCACACACTTGGATAGAATACATTAACCGTCTGTTTGGGGCTCTGGCTGGCTTGGCTACTCTAGTACTAGCTATAATGTCCATTCGCCTGTTTAAAACCAATAAAACAATAACTATCTTATCCTGGTTGGTAGTTTTTGGTATGGGCTTTCAGGCTTGGTTGGGTGCAACCGTAGTATATTCCCTTTTAGAGCCTGTAAAAATTACCGTACATATGGTAATGGCGCTAGTTATTGTGGCTTTCCTTCTTTACATTATACATATAACCAAAGCTACAACTGAAAAGGTGAAGAATTATAAGGATATTGTTCCGCTTTTATCATTTGTGCTTTTCATGACCTTAGTTCAAGTTATTCTGGGTACACAGGTTAGGCAATTTGTAGATGATCGAATGGATATCTTAGGCGATGCGGCTAAAAATTTATGGCTGTCAGATGCGGATTGGCAATTTTACGTACACCGCTCTTTTTCTATAGTCATTGTATTATTAAACATCTTTTTAGCGCAGCGTATCTATAAGTATAAGCTTAATTTTCCAAAAATTAACTGGGTCTTGGTTTTCTTGTTTATTGAAGCCATGTCCGGTGTTGCTATGTATTACTTCCATTTTCCATTCACTTCACAACCTATACATCTGGTATTGGCCAGCTTGCTTTTTGGAGTCCAGTTTTATTTGCTTTTAGAAGCTATAAGTGCCAAAAGAAGCTATAAATCTTTGTAA
- a CDS encoding nucleoid-associated protein, translating into MINLYPTQIETISLHRVGNKNKSEGLFLSEEPFSLNDETTGLLKEYFFKPFREKEENYFKLVNDVDVEFNELHKIVSDIFADPESMHANSKKIAQHLFEQSNHPHIKSGEVYVAHLSNVMLDNVKTDAIGIFKSELKHDFLQFEEKGSNLDIVIQQGININKLDKGCLIFNVNKEEGYKVLSVDSNRYDTKYWLENFLDVDALADENFYTKNYLKFCQNFAKDVVLPAEDKQQEVLFMNRAVNHFAKNDEFEETSFLNEVMENPELIPEFKHYKEEKGPKYSIEDVSNFDIANKAVSDARKKIKNVINLDTNIQIKLDFINPESAEKFVEKGWDEERQMYYYLVYFNKEEKN; encoded by the coding sequence ATGATTAACCTATACCCTACCCAAATCGAAACAATTTCCCTTCATCGCGTGGGGAATAAAAACAAAAGCGAAGGTCTTTTTCTTTCTGAAGAGCCTTTCTCCTTGAACGACGAGACCACTGGTCTTTTAAAAGAATATTTCTTTAAGCCTTTTCGTGAAAAGGAAGAGAACTATTTTAAGCTTGTAAATGATGTAGATGTGGAGTTTAACGAACTACACAAAATAGTTTCAGACATTTTTGCTGACCCGGAGAGTATGCACGCAAATTCTAAGAAAATTGCACAGCATCTTTTTGAGCAATCTAATCACCCGCATATTAAAAGTGGAGAGGTTTATGTTGCACATTTATCTAACGTTATGTTAGACAATGTTAAGACCGATGCAATTGGTATTTTCAAGAGTGAGCTTAAACACGATTTTCTTCAGTTTGAAGAAAAAGGGAGCAACTTAGACATTGTAATTCAACAAGGTATAAACATTAATAAATTAGACAAAGGCTGTCTAATTTTTAATGTAAATAAAGAAGAAGGTTACAAAGTTCTTTCTGTAGACAGTAACCGTTACGACACCAAATATTGGCTTGAAAATTTCTTGGATGTAGATGCCCTGGCGGATGAAAATTTCTATACTAAAAACTATTTGAAATTCTGTCAGAATTTTGCCAAAGACGTAGTGCTACCAGCTGAAGACAAGCAGCAAGAGGTTCTGTTTATGAACCGTGCGGTGAACCATTTTGCCAAGAATGATGAGTTTGAAGAAACTAGCTTCTTAAATGAAGTAATGGAAAACCCAGAATTAATACCGGAATTTAAACATTACAAAGAGGAAAAAGGTCCTAAATACAGTATTGAAGATGTGTCTAACTTTGATATTGCCAACAAGGCAGTATCTGATGCACGTAAGAAAATAAAGAATGTTATAAACCTTGACACCAACATACAAATTAAGTTGGATTTCATAAACCCAGAATCTGCGGAGAAGTTTGTAGAAAAAGGCTGGGATGAAGAACGCCAAATGTACTACTACCTAGTATACTTCAATAAAGAGGAGAAAAACTAG
- a CDS encoding IS1096 element passenger TnpR family protein, producing MIYKIRIILDAKEDIFRDLEIEASTSMEEFHNAIAQSFGFLGNEMASFYTCDEEWIQDEEIALFDMSDNGSDVKLMNETFLEDVMTEDSPKLIYVYDFLSMWTFFVELADKVEPESGISYPNVLFSFGELPETPPEKNFESKPAHDFDDTYDNYDDLDFDENWN from the coding sequence ATGATTTACAAAATACGTATCATCTTAGATGCCAAGGAAGATATATTCAGAGACCTTGAGATAGAGGCAAGCACCTCTATGGAGGAGTTTCACAATGCTATAGCTCAGTCTTTTGGATTTTTAGGTAACGAAATGGCCTCTTTTTACACCTGTGATGAAGAGTGGATTCAAGATGAGGAAATCGCACTTTTTGACATGAGCGATAATGGTTCTGATGTTAAATTGATGAACGAAACTTTTCTGGAAGATGTCATGACAGAGGACAGCCCTAAGCTTATCTACGTCTATGATTTCTTAAGCATGTGGACGTTCTTCGTAGAACTTGCCGATAAGGTTGAACCTGAGTCTGGCATATCATATCCTAACGTATTGTTCAGTTTTGGTGAGCTTCCGGAAACACCTCCGGAAAAGAATTTTGAGTCGAAACCTGCTCATGATTTTGACGACACGTATGATAACTATGACGACCTTGATTTTGATGAGAATTGGAATTAA